The following coding sequences are from one Pseudopipra pipra isolate bDixPip1 chromosome 16, bDixPip1.hap1, whole genome shotgun sequence window:
- the CASKIN1 gene encoding caskin-1 isoform X2 — protein sequence MGKDQELVQAVKAEDIAAVQKLLQRPKPGKAKLLGSAKKVNVNFQDTDGFSALHHAALNGNTELISLLLEAQAAVDIKDNKGMRPLHYAAWQGKKEPMKMVLKAGSSVNIPSDEGQIPLHLAAQHGHYDVSEMLLQHQSNPCIMDNSGKTPLDLACEFGRVGVVQLLLNSNMCAALLEPKPGDTTDPNGTSPLHLAAKNGHIDIIRLLLQAGIDINRQTKAGTALHEAALCGKTDVVRLLLDSGINAHVRNTYNQTALDIVNQFTTSQASKEIKQMLRDASAALQVRAVKDYCNNYDLTSLNVKAGDVITVLEQHADGRWKGCIHDNRTGNDRVGYFPSSLVEAISKRTGSRGADMSPSHLSPSQGGSATPAPAEEIWVLRKPFAGGDRSSLGSTGSVASARSSGSGQSAGSGAHALHAGSEGVKLLATVLSQKASAQESAVGDGPAKAQDIPAGSSRSQSVASSPYAPQPPAEPQLKKMEPPSEGKSSEAVYQWLCKFQLQLYAPNFINAGYDITTISRMTPEDLTAIGVTKPGHRKKIASEINNLSIPEWLPEYKPANLALWLSMIGLSQYYKVLVENGYENIDFITDITWEDLQEIGITKLGHQKKLMLAVKKLAELQRAELGKYEPGTLKRKASGPCPEVLAIESPPPEPPECQSPKMTTFQDSELSSELQVAMTGEAPEEPPEKAVNPAAPGYRSPPGLGGRARLMSSSQELLGDGPRGPPAAAISKSQEYLAEGAGEGPPAPPKEGRPPRHGHPVKRASVPPVPGKPRQPFPPSTGQLTPPQTPGKARPPSPQGPAVPHATAKVKPTPQLLPPGERPASPRSLPQSPTHRGFAYVLPQPAEGEGASPGVPVLPVSVPVLCLPPAGEGEEEPGRPKKRAHSLNRYAASDSEQERDELLVPDAGPYATVQRRVGRSHSVRAAAGGDKNVNRSQSFAVRPKKKGPPPPPPKRSSSAISSAGMAEDFPKEGEGEAAVGPPSAEGESRREQRRASDLGGSVDTGSAGSVRSIAAMLEMSSIGGGARALALQKPHVAGGPGPAKAPDGYYLQPGPPPGSPDRARVATVLATVKHKEAIGLDGEVVNRRRTISGPVTGLVAAARRERADSVRSEAGADSPGERLRVERGGSPDGIPFAEEGTLTIKQRPRPLGPARGEAGEGLSPAHRHGELAKVEASATLKRRIRARQSQQDGVRFVLTESDTVKRRPKAKDKEPALEPATLAVYQNGTGTVKRRPASELSGAEPPPTPPPTARPDGPDYIPPPAEPKKPFKPPVSPKPVLTQPPQKVPGPPVPIPKKVPIPSPGSPEVKRVHGTPPPVSPKPTPPPTAPKPPKPHAAIQSVSASSTPAPSPARQLGPAGTKPSSTPPSLCSSPAKPLSPGAQPQQVPVKPPRSTIASPSVDSAGPELAQQKLEETSASLAAALQAVEEKIKQEDSQADSAVESKSTVSILDDIGSMFDDLADQLDAMLE from the exons GTTCTCAGCCCTGCACCATGCGGCACTCAACGGCAACACGGAGCTCATCTCGCTGCTGCTGGAGGCACAGGCTGCAGTGGACATCAAGGACAACAAAG gcatGCGGCCCCTGCACTatgcagcctggcagggcaaGAAGGAGCCCATGAAAATGGTGCTGAAGGCAGGTTCCTCCGTGAACATCCCATCGGATGAGGGCCAGATCCCCCTGCACCTGGCAGCACAGCACGGGCACTACGACGTG TCGGAGatgctcctgcagcaccagtCCAACCCCTGCATCATGGACAACTCGGGGAAGACGCCCTTGGACCTGGCGTGCGAATTTGGCCGGGTCGGG GTGGTCCAACTGCTCCTGAACAGCAACATGTGCGCGGCGCTGCTGGAGCCCAAACCGGGGGACACCACCGACCCCAACGGCACCAGCCCCCTGCACCTTGCCGCCAAGAACGGCCACATCGACATCATCcg gctcctgctgcaggctggCATCGACATCAACCGGCAGACCAAGGCAGGCACGGCGCTGCACGAGGCTGCTCTCTGCGGCAAGACGGACGTGGTGCGGCTGCTGCTGGAT AGCGGGATCAACGCCCACGTCAGGAACACCTACAACCAGACAGCTCTGGATATCGTCAACCAGTTCACCACCAGCCAGGCCAGCAAGGAGATCAAGCAGATGCTGCGGG ACGCCTCCGCCGCTCTGCAGGTCCGGGCCGTCAAGGACTATTGCAACAATTACGACCTGACCAGCCTCAACGTGAAGGCCGGGGACGTCATCACC gtgctggagcagcacgCAGACGGGCGCTGGAAGGGCTGCATCCACGACAACCGCACCGGCAACGACCGCGTGGGATACTTCCCCTCCAGCCTCGTCGAGGCCATAAGCAAACGAACAG GGTCTCGCGGGGCCGACATGAGCCCGTCCCACCTCTCGCCGTCACAGGGCGGATCGGCCACGCCAGCCCCCGCCGAGGAGATCTGGGTGCTGCGGAAACCCTTTGCAG GTGGTGACCgcagcagcctgggcagcacGGGCAGCGTGGCCTCTGCCCGCAGCTCGGGGAGCGGGCAGAGTGCGGGCAGCGGGGCACACGCCCTGCACGCCGGCTCCGAAGGCGTCAAG CTGCTGGCAACGGTCCTTTCCCAGAAGGCTTCTGCGCAAGAGTCTGCCGTGGGCGATGGGCCGGCCAAGGCGCAGGACATCCCCGCAG GTTCGTCGCGGTCGCAGAGCGTGGCCAGCTCCCCGTacgccccccagccccctgccgAGCCCCAGCTGAAGAAAATGGAGCCACCATCAGAGGGGAAG AGCTCGGAGGCCGTGTACCAGTGGCTCTGCAAGTTCCAGCTGCAGCTCTACGCGCCCAACTTCATCAACGCCGGCTACGACATCACCACCATCAGCCGGATGACGCCGGAG GACCTCACGGCCATCGGCGTCACCAAGCCGGGGCACAGGAAGAAGATTGCGTCCGAGATCAACAACCTCAGCATCCCCGAGTGGCTGCCGGAGTACAAACCG GCCAACCTGGCGCTGTGGCTCTCCATGATTGGCCTGTCCCAGTACTACAAGGTGCTGGTGGAGAACGGCTACGAGAACATTGACTTCATCACCGACATCACCTGGGAGGACCTGCAGGAGATTGGCATCACCAAGCTGG GCCACCAGAAGAAGCTGATGCTGGCGGTGAAGAAGCTGGCGGAGCTGCAGCGTGCCGAGCTGGGCAAGTACGAGCCGGGCACGCTGAAGAGGAAGGCGTCGGGGCCGTGCCCAGAGGTGCTGGCCATCGAGTCCCCCCCACCGGAGCCACCCGAGTGCCAGTCGCCCAAGATGACCACCTTCCAGGACAGCGAGCTTAGCAGCGAGCTGCAGGTGGCCATGACAGGCGAAGCCCCTGAGGAGCCCCCTGAGAAGGCGGTGAACCCCGCGGCCCCCGGTTACCGCTCGCCGCCAGGCCTGGGTGGCCGTGCCAGGCTGatgagcagctcccaggagctgctgggggatGGCCCACGGGGTCCCCCTGCCGCTGCCATCTCCAAGAGCCAGGAATACCTGGCGGAGGGAGCTGGTGAGGGCCCCCCTGCACCACCCAAGGAGGGGCGTCCACCCCGGCACGGCCACCCCGTGAAGCGTGCCAGTGTGCCACCGGTGCCTGGCAAACCCCGGCAGCCCTTCCCGCCCTCCACTGGGCAGCTGACGCCGCCACAGACCCCCGGCAAGGCACGGCCCCCCTCTCCACAAGGGCCAGCTGTGCCCCACGCCACCGCCAAGGTGAAGCCCACCCCGCAGCTGCTGCCGCCCGGCGAGCGCCCTGCATCACCCCGCTCCCTGCCCCAGTCACCCACCCACCGCGGCTTCGCCTATGTCCTGCCACAGCCCGCCGAGGGCGAGGGGGCATCCCCGGGGGTGCCCGTCCTGCCCGTCTCGGTGCCGGTGCTGTGCCTGCCTCCGGCGGGCGAGGGTGAGGAGGAACCGGGGAGGCCAAAGAAGCGGGCACACAGCCTGAACCGCTATGCCGCCTCCGACAGCGAGCAGGAGCGGGACGAGCTGCTGGTGCCGGACGCGGGGCCCTACGCCACCGTCCAGCGGCGCGTGGGCCGCAGCCACTCGGTGCGGGCAGCTGCCGGCGGTGACAAGAACGTCAACCGCAGCCAGTCCTTTGCCGTCCGCCCCAAGAAGAAGGGacccccaccaccccctcccaaGCGCTCCAGCTCCGCCATCTCCAGCGCCGGCATGGCCGAGGACTTCCCCAAGGAGGGTGAGGGCGAGGCGGCCGTCGGACCCCCGAGCGCTGAGGGGGAGAGCCGGCGGGAGCAGCGGCGGGCCAGCGACCTGGGCGGCAGCGTGGACACGGGCAGTGCCGGCAGCGTGCGCAGCATTGCGGCCATGCTGGAGATGTCCTCCATcggcggcggggcccgcgcGCTGGCCCTGCAGAAGCCGCACGTGGCCGGTGGGCCTGGGCCGGCCAAGGCACCCGACGGCTACTACCTGCAGCCGGGACCCCCCCCGGGCAGCCCTGACCGTGCCCGTGTGGCCACCGTCCTGGCCACCGTCAAGCACAAGGAGGCCATCGGGCTGGATGGGGAGGTGGTGAACCGGCGCCGGACCATCAGCGGCCCTGTCACCGGGCTGGTGGCAGCCGCCCGCCGTGAGCGCGCCGACAGCGTGCGGTCGGAGGCGGGTGCCGACAGTCCCGGCGAGCGGCTGCGGGTGGAGCGTGGCGGTTCCCCCGACGGCATCCCCTTTGCCGAGGAGGGCACCCTCACCATCAAGCAGCGGCCACGGCCCCTGGGGCCGGCCCGGGGGGAGGCGGGCGAGGGGCTGTCCCCAGCCCACCGCCATGGGGAGCTGGCCAAGGTGGAGGCCAGTGCCACTCTCAAGCGGCGGATCCgggccaggcagagccagcaggacGGTGTCCGCTTTGTCCTCACCGAGTCCGACACTGTCAAGCGCCGGCCCAAGGCCAAGGACAAGGAGCCGGCGCTGGAGCCGGCCACACTCGCCGTGTACCAGAACGGCACCGGCACCGTGAAACGGCGGCCGGCCTCCGAGCTGAGCGGGGCTGAGCCACCCCCGACCCCGCCGCCCACTGCCCGCCCTGACGGCCCCGACTACATCCCACCGCCTGCCGAGCCCAAGAAGCCCTTCAAGCCACCGGTGTCCCCCAAGCCTGTGCTGACGCAGCCACCTCAGAAGGTGCCTGGGCCACCAGTGCCCATCCCCAAAAAGGTGCCCATCCCaagccctggcagcccag aggtgaagcgGGTCCATGGCACGCcgcccccagtgtcccccaagCCCACGCCGCCTCCCACGGCGCCCAAGCCCCCCAAGCCCCACGCTGCCATCCAGTCGGTGAGCGCCAGCTCCACGCCGGCCCCGTCGCCCGCCCGGCAGCTGGGCCCCGCGGGCACCAAGCCCTCCAGCACCCCGCCCTcgctctgctccagccctgccaagccCCTCTCGCCTGGCGCGCAGCCCCAGCAGGTGCCGGTGAAGCCGCCGCGCTCCACCATCGCCAGCCCCTCCGTGGACAGCGCCGGCCCCGAGCTGGCACAGCAGAAGCTGGAGGAGACGAGCGCGTCCCTGGCTGCTGCGCTGCAGGCTGTGGAGGAGAAGATCAAGCAGGAGGACAGTCAAGCAGA CTCGGCCGTGGAGTCAAAGAGCACCGTGAGCATCCTGGACGACATCGGCAGCATGTTCGACGACCTGGCGGACCAGCTGGATGCCATGCTGGAGTGA
- the CASKIN1 gene encoding caskin-1 isoform X1: MGKDQELVQAVKAEDIAAVQKLLQRPKPGKAKLLGSAKKVNVNFQDTDGFSALHHAALNGNTELISLLLEAQAAVDIKDNKGMRPLHYAAWQGKKEPMKMVLKAGSSVNIPSDEGQIPLHLAAQHGHYDVSEMLLQHQSNPCIMDNSGKTPLDLACEFGRVGVVQLLLNSNMCAALLEPKPGDTTDPNGTSPLHLAAKNGHIDIIRLLLQAGIDINRQTKAGTALHEAALCGKTDVVRLLLDSGINAHVRNTYNQTALDIVNQFTTSQASKEIKQMLRDASAALQVRAVKDYCNNYDLTSLNVKAGDVITVLEQHADGRWKGCIHDNRTGNDRVGYFPSSLVEAISKRTGSWETVTIPQHFQKIPLPAYGAAVLNGDASSHPFHSLPPPPPPPPHSHQTLFSSFGYHRLSPSSADEPHYGQGSRGADMSPSHLSPSQGGSATPAPAEEIWVLRKPFAGGDRSSLGSTGSVASARSSGSGQSAGSGAHALHAGSEGVKLLATVLSQKASAQESAVGDGPAKAQDIPAGSSRSQSVASSPYAPQPPAEPQLKKMEPPSEGKSSEAVYQWLCKFQLQLYAPNFINAGYDITTISRMTPEDLTAIGVTKPGHRKKIASEINNLSIPEWLPEYKPANLALWLSMIGLSQYYKVLVENGYENIDFITDITWEDLQEIGITKLGHQKKLMLAVKKLAELQRAELGKYEPGTLKRKASGPCPEVLAIESPPPEPPECQSPKMTTFQDSELSSELQVAMTGEAPEEPPEKAVNPAAPGYRSPPGLGGRARLMSSSQELLGDGPRGPPAAAISKSQEYLAEGAGEGPPAPPKEGRPPRHGHPVKRASVPPVPGKPRQPFPPSTGQLTPPQTPGKARPPSPQGPAVPHATAKVKPTPQLLPPGERPASPRSLPQSPTHRGFAYVLPQPAEGEGASPGVPVLPVSVPVLCLPPAGEGEEEPGRPKKRAHSLNRYAASDSEQERDELLVPDAGPYATVQRRVGRSHSVRAAAGGDKNVNRSQSFAVRPKKKGPPPPPPKRSSSAISSAGMAEDFPKEGEGEAAVGPPSAEGESRREQRRASDLGGSVDTGSAGSVRSIAAMLEMSSIGGGARALALQKPHVAGGPGPAKAPDGYYLQPGPPPGSPDRARVATVLATVKHKEAIGLDGEVVNRRRTISGPVTGLVAAARRERADSVRSEAGADSPGERLRVERGGSPDGIPFAEEGTLTIKQRPRPLGPARGEAGEGLSPAHRHGELAKVEASATLKRRIRARQSQQDGVRFVLTESDTVKRRPKAKDKEPALEPATLAVYQNGTGTVKRRPASELSGAEPPPTPPPTARPDGPDYIPPPAEPKKPFKPPVSPKPVLTQPPQKVPGPPVPIPKKVPIPSPGSPEVKRVHGTPPPVSPKPTPPPTAPKPPKPHAAIQSVSASSTPAPSPARQLGPAGTKPSSTPPSLCSSPAKPLSPGAQPQQVPVKPPRSTIASPSVDSAGPELAQQKLEETSASLAAALQAVEEKIKQEDSQADSAVESKSTVSILDDIGSMFDDLADQLDAMLE, encoded by the exons GTTCTCAGCCCTGCACCATGCGGCACTCAACGGCAACACGGAGCTCATCTCGCTGCTGCTGGAGGCACAGGCTGCAGTGGACATCAAGGACAACAAAG gcatGCGGCCCCTGCACTatgcagcctggcagggcaaGAAGGAGCCCATGAAAATGGTGCTGAAGGCAGGTTCCTCCGTGAACATCCCATCGGATGAGGGCCAGATCCCCCTGCACCTGGCAGCACAGCACGGGCACTACGACGTG TCGGAGatgctcctgcagcaccagtCCAACCCCTGCATCATGGACAACTCGGGGAAGACGCCCTTGGACCTGGCGTGCGAATTTGGCCGGGTCGGG GTGGTCCAACTGCTCCTGAACAGCAACATGTGCGCGGCGCTGCTGGAGCCCAAACCGGGGGACACCACCGACCCCAACGGCACCAGCCCCCTGCACCTTGCCGCCAAGAACGGCCACATCGACATCATCcg gctcctgctgcaggctggCATCGACATCAACCGGCAGACCAAGGCAGGCACGGCGCTGCACGAGGCTGCTCTCTGCGGCAAGACGGACGTGGTGCGGCTGCTGCTGGAT AGCGGGATCAACGCCCACGTCAGGAACACCTACAACCAGACAGCTCTGGATATCGTCAACCAGTTCACCACCAGCCAGGCCAGCAAGGAGATCAAGCAGATGCTGCGGG ACGCCTCCGCCGCTCTGCAGGTCCGGGCCGTCAAGGACTATTGCAACAATTACGACCTGACCAGCCTCAACGTGAAGGCCGGGGACGTCATCACC gtgctggagcagcacgCAGACGGGCGCTGGAAGGGCTGCATCCACGACAACCGCACCGGCAACGACCGCGTGGGATACTTCCCCTCCAGCCTCGTCGAGGCCATAAGCAAACGAACAG GTTCATGGGAGACTGTAACAATCCCCCAACACTTCCAAAAGATCCCGCTCCCGGCTTACGGGGCTGCTGTGCTAAACGGTGACGCCTCGTCCCATCCGTTCCATTCCCtgcctccacctccacctccaccaccACATTCCcatcagactcttttcagttcCTTTGGCTATCACAGGCTCTCCCCTAGCAGTGCCGACGAGCCGCATTATGGACAAG GGTCTCGCGGGGCCGACATGAGCCCGTCCCACCTCTCGCCGTCACAGGGCGGATCGGCCACGCCAGCCCCCGCCGAGGAGATCTGGGTGCTGCGGAAACCCTTTGCAG GTGGTGACCgcagcagcctgggcagcacGGGCAGCGTGGCCTCTGCCCGCAGCTCGGGGAGCGGGCAGAGTGCGGGCAGCGGGGCACACGCCCTGCACGCCGGCTCCGAAGGCGTCAAG CTGCTGGCAACGGTCCTTTCCCAGAAGGCTTCTGCGCAAGAGTCTGCCGTGGGCGATGGGCCGGCCAAGGCGCAGGACATCCCCGCAG GTTCGTCGCGGTCGCAGAGCGTGGCCAGCTCCCCGTacgccccccagccccctgccgAGCCCCAGCTGAAGAAAATGGAGCCACCATCAGAGGGGAAG AGCTCGGAGGCCGTGTACCAGTGGCTCTGCAAGTTCCAGCTGCAGCTCTACGCGCCCAACTTCATCAACGCCGGCTACGACATCACCACCATCAGCCGGATGACGCCGGAG GACCTCACGGCCATCGGCGTCACCAAGCCGGGGCACAGGAAGAAGATTGCGTCCGAGATCAACAACCTCAGCATCCCCGAGTGGCTGCCGGAGTACAAACCG GCCAACCTGGCGCTGTGGCTCTCCATGATTGGCCTGTCCCAGTACTACAAGGTGCTGGTGGAGAACGGCTACGAGAACATTGACTTCATCACCGACATCACCTGGGAGGACCTGCAGGAGATTGGCATCACCAAGCTGG GCCACCAGAAGAAGCTGATGCTGGCGGTGAAGAAGCTGGCGGAGCTGCAGCGTGCCGAGCTGGGCAAGTACGAGCCGGGCACGCTGAAGAGGAAGGCGTCGGGGCCGTGCCCAGAGGTGCTGGCCATCGAGTCCCCCCCACCGGAGCCACCCGAGTGCCAGTCGCCCAAGATGACCACCTTCCAGGACAGCGAGCTTAGCAGCGAGCTGCAGGTGGCCATGACAGGCGAAGCCCCTGAGGAGCCCCCTGAGAAGGCGGTGAACCCCGCGGCCCCCGGTTACCGCTCGCCGCCAGGCCTGGGTGGCCGTGCCAGGCTGatgagcagctcccaggagctgctgggggatGGCCCACGGGGTCCCCCTGCCGCTGCCATCTCCAAGAGCCAGGAATACCTGGCGGAGGGAGCTGGTGAGGGCCCCCCTGCACCACCCAAGGAGGGGCGTCCACCCCGGCACGGCCACCCCGTGAAGCGTGCCAGTGTGCCACCGGTGCCTGGCAAACCCCGGCAGCCCTTCCCGCCCTCCACTGGGCAGCTGACGCCGCCACAGACCCCCGGCAAGGCACGGCCCCCCTCTCCACAAGGGCCAGCTGTGCCCCACGCCACCGCCAAGGTGAAGCCCACCCCGCAGCTGCTGCCGCCCGGCGAGCGCCCTGCATCACCCCGCTCCCTGCCCCAGTCACCCACCCACCGCGGCTTCGCCTATGTCCTGCCACAGCCCGCCGAGGGCGAGGGGGCATCCCCGGGGGTGCCCGTCCTGCCCGTCTCGGTGCCGGTGCTGTGCCTGCCTCCGGCGGGCGAGGGTGAGGAGGAACCGGGGAGGCCAAAGAAGCGGGCACACAGCCTGAACCGCTATGCCGCCTCCGACAGCGAGCAGGAGCGGGACGAGCTGCTGGTGCCGGACGCGGGGCCCTACGCCACCGTCCAGCGGCGCGTGGGCCGCAGCCACTCGGTGCGGGCAGCTGCCGGCGGTGACAAGAACGTCAACCGCAGCCAGTCCTTTGCCGTCCGCCCCAAGAAGAAGGGacccccaccaccccctcccaaGCGCTCCAGCTCCGCCATCTCCAGCGCCGGCATGGCCGAGGACTTCCCCAAGGAGGGTGAGGGCGAGGCGGCCGTCGGACCCCCGAGCGCTGAGGGGGAGAGCCGGCGGGAGCAGCGGCGGGCCAGCGACCTGGGCGGCAGCGTGGACACGGGCAGTGCCGGCAGCGTGCGCAGCATTGCGGCCATGCTGGAGATGTCCTCCATcggcggcggggcccgcgcGCTGGCCCTGCAGAAGCCGCACGTGGCCGGTGGGCCTGGGCCGGCCAAGGCACCCGACGGCTACTACCTGCAGCCGGGACCCCCCCCGGGCAGCCCTGACCGTGCCCGTGTGGCCACCGTCCTGGCCACCGTCAAGCACAAGGAGGCCATCGGGCTGGATGGGGAGGTGGTGAACCGGCGCCGGACCATCAGCGGCCCTGTCACCGGGCTGGTGGCAGCCGCCCGCCGTGAGCGCGCCGACAGCGTGCGGTCGGAGGCGGGTGCCGACAGTCCCGGCGAGCGGCTGCGGGTGGAGCGTGGCGGTTCCCCCGACGGCATCCCCTTTGCCGAGGAGGGCACCCTCACCATCAAGCAGCGGCCACGGCCCCTGGGGCCGGCCCGGGGGGAGGCGGGCGAGGGGCTGTCCCCAGCCCACCGCCATGGGGAGCTGGCCAAGGTGGAGGCCAGTGCCACTCTCAAGCGGCGGATCCgggccaggcagagccagcaggacGGTGTCCGCTTTGTCCTCACCGAGTCCGACACTGTCAAGCGCCGGCCCAAGGCCAAGGACAAGGAGCCGGCGCTGGAGCCGGCCACACTCGCCGTGTACCAGAACGGCACCGGCACCGTGAAACGGCGGCCGGCCTCCGAGCTGAGCGGGGCTGAGCCACCCCCGACCCCGCCGCCCACTGCCCGCCCTGACGGCCCCGACTACATCCCACCGCCTGCCGAGCCCAAGAAGCCCTTCAAGCCACCGGTGTCCCCCAAGCCTGTGCTGACGCAGCCACCTCAGAAGGTGCCTGGGCCACCAGTGCCCATCCCCAAAAAGGTGCCCATCCCaagccctggcagcccag aggtgaagcgGGTCCATGGCACGCcgcccccagtgtcccccaagCCCACGCCGCCTCCCACGGCGCCCAAGCCCCCCAAGCCCCACGCTGCCATCCAGTCGGTGAGCGCCAGCTCCACGCCGGCCCCGTCGCCCGCCCGGCAGCTGGGCCCCGCGGGCACCAAGCCCTCCAGCACCCCGCCCTcgctctgctccagccctgccaagccCCTCTCGCCTGGCGCGCAGCCCCAGCAGGTGCCGGTGAAGCCGCCGCGCTCCACCATCGCCAGCCCCTCCGTGGACAGCGCCGGCCCCGAGCTGGCACAGCAGAAGCTGGAGGAGACGAGCGCGTCCCTGGCTGCTGCGCTGCAGGCTGTGGAGGAGAAGATCAAGCAGGAGGACAGTCAAGCAGA CTCGGCCGTGGAGTCAAAGAGCACCGTGAGCATCCTGGACGACATCGGCAGCATGTTCGACGACCTGGCGGACCAGCTGGATGCCATGCTGGAGTGA